From Segatella copri, the proteins below share one genomic window:
- a CDS encoding DUF4494 domain-containing protein yields the protein MRSRTSTWFETKVKYQKTMEDGSEKVVSEAYVVDALSFTEAESAIIDEMSVYVSGELKVSGIGKAGYGEIFFSDVDDDDKWYKAKLQFITIDEKSEKEKRSNVTYLVQAKSLARALRYIDEVMGKTMIDYDVIGLNETKLMDVFEHHVPNEKKEEKNDVPEYEEQK from the coding sequence ATGAGAAGTAGAACAAGTACATGGTTTGAGACCAAAGTGAAATATCAGAAGACAATGGAGGATGGTTCAGAAAAGGTTGTTTCTGAAGCATACGTAGTAGATGCTTTGAGCTTTACCGAGGCTGAGAGCGCCATCATCGATGAGATGTCGGTTTATGTAAGCGGCGAGTTGAAGGTGAGCGGTATCGGTAAGGCTGGCTACGGCGAAATCTTCTTCAGCGATGTGGATGATGATGATAAGTGGTATAAGGCTAAACTCCAGTTCATCACAATTGATGAAAAGAGTGAGAAGGAGAAGCGCAGCAATGTTACTTATCTTGTTCAGGCTAAGTCTCTCGCCCGTGCCCTCCGTTATATTGATGAGGTGATGGGCAAGACCATGATAGATTATGATGTAATTGGTTTGAACGAAACCAAACTGATGGATGTATTCGAGCACCATGTTCCTAACGAGAAGAAAGAGGAGAAGAATGATGTGCCTGAATACGAGGAGCAAAAATAA
- a CDS encoding pyridoxal phosphate-dependent aminotransferase, whose amino-acid sequence MPEISVRGLEMPESPIRKLAPLAAAAKKRGVKVYHLNIGQPDLPTPQCGLDALKHIDRTVLEYSPSQGYLSYREKLVDYYKKFNINVTADDIIITSGGSEAVLFSFMSCLNPGDEIIVPEPAYANYMAFAISAGAKIRTIATTIEEGFSLPKVEKFEELINERTRAILICNPNNPTGYLYTRREMNQIRDLVKKYDLYLFSDEVYREYIYTGSPYISAMHLEGIEQNTVLIDSVSKRYSECGIRVGALITKNAEIRKAVMKFCQARLSPPLIGQIVAEASLDAPEEYYRDVYDEYVERRKCLIDGLNRIPGVYSPIPMGAFYTVAKLPIDDSEKFCRWCLEEFNYEGETIMMAPASGFYTTPGAGHNQVRVAYVLKKHDLERALVVLGKALEAYPGRVEDEGL is encoded by the coding sequence ATGCCAGAAATATCTGTACGCGGTCTTGAAATGCCAGAGTCACCTATCAGAAAGTTGGCTCCTCTGGCTGCCGCAGCAAAAAAACGTGGAGTAAAGGTATATCACCTCAACATCGGTCAGCCTGACCTTCCAACTCCTCAATGTGGCCTAGATGCCTTGAAGCATATAGACCGCACGGTCTTGGAGTATTCTCCAAGTCAGGGCTATCTCAGCTATCGCGAGAAGCTTGTAGATTACTATAAGAAATTCAACATCAACGTAACTGCCGATGATATCATCATTACATCGGGAGGTTCTGAGGCTGTACTCTTCTCTTTCATGAGCTGCCTCAACCCTGGCGACGAGATTATCGTACCAGAACCTGCTTACGCTAACTATATGGCGTTTGCCATCTCGGCGGGTGCCAAGATCCGTACCATCGCCACAACGATAGAAGAAGGTTTCTCCCTGCCTAAGGTGGAGAAGTTTGAGGAGCTGATCAATGAGCGCACACGTGCCATTCTGATTTGTAATCCTAACAACCCTACGGGCTATCTCTATACCCGCAGAGAGATGAATCAGATTCGTGACCTGGTGAAGAAGTACGACCTCTATCTCTTCTCTGATGAGGTTTACCGTGAGTATATCTATACCGGCAGTCCTTATATCAGTGCGATGCACCTGGAAGGCATCGAGCAGAACACGGTTCTCATCGATTCTGTTTCGAAGCGTTACAGTGAGTGCGGTATCCGTGTAGGTGCCCTCATCACCAAGAATGCTGAAATCCGCAAGGCGGTGATGAAGTTCTGCCAGGCCCGTCTCTCTCCTCCACTGATTGGTCAGATTGTAGCCGAAGCTTCTCTGGATGCTCCAGAAGAGTACTACCGCGATGTATACGATGAGTATGTAGAGCGCCGTAAGTGCCTGATAGACGGCTTGAACCGTATTCCTGGCGTATACTCTCCTATTCCTATGGGAGCCTTCTATACCGTAGCCAAACTGCCTATCGATGATTCTGAAAAGTTCTGCCGCTGGTGTCTGGAGGAATTCAACTACGAGGGCGAAACCATCATGATGGCTCCAGCCTCTGGTTTCTATACGACTCCGGGAGCCGGTCACAATCAGGTTCGTGTAGCTTACGTCTTGAAGAAACACGATCTGGAGCGTGCCCTGGTGGTTCTGGGTAAGGCACTTGAGGCTTATCCGGGAAGAGTGGAAGACGAAGGACTATAA
- a CDS encoding Crp/Fnr family transcriptional regulator translates to MADFKVITPKRDIARELARKYSTMTYDELDVVEDILEPIKYAKGEMILPEGEQCMGISYIEKGLVRQFYFKNGKEVTEHLGVDHTIFMCIESLFKEEPTHLQVEALEPTLVYMLPKKKLEAAAMRNVNIQMLYRKILEESLIQSQIHADLMRFESAPNKYKRLCEMSPQVVLRAPLTYIASYLQMTPETLSRIRSNTLL, encoded by the coding sequence ATGGCAGACTTTAAAGTAATTACCCCTAAGCGTGATATTGCGCGCGAATTGGCGCGTAAATATAGTACGATGACTTATGATGAGCTCGATGTTGTGGAAGATATCCTTGAGCCTATCAAGTATGCCAAGGGCGAGATGATCTTGCCTGAAGGTGAACAGTGCATGGGTATCTCGTACATCGAGAAGGGATTGGTGCGCCAATTTTACTTTAAGAATGGCAAGGAGGTGACCGAACATCTGGGTGTGGATCATACCATCTTTATGTGCATTGAGAGCCTCTTTAAGGAAGAGCCTACTCACCTGCAGGTGGAAGCTTTGGAGCCTACGCTGGTGTATATGCTACCGAAGAAGAAGCTGGAGGCGGCTGCTATGCGTAATGTTAATATCCAGATGCTTTATCGTAAAATATTGGAAGAGAGTTTGATTCAGTCTCAGATTCATGCCGATCTGATGCGATTTGAGTCGGCACCTAATAAATATAAGCGCCTGTGCGAAATGAGCCCACAGGTGGTTCTGCGTGCTCCGCTCACCTATATCGCAAGTTATCTGCAGATGACTCCGGAAACGCTGTCCAGAATCCGCTCGAATACTTTATTATAA
- the lepA gene encoding translation elongation factor 4: protein MENINKIRNFCIIAHIDHGKSTLADRLLEKTQTIKITEGQMLDDMDLERERGITIKSHAIQMEYKAKDGQTYILNLIDTPGHVDFSYEVSRSIAACEGALLVVDATQGVQAQTISNLYMAIEHDLEIIPVINKIDMPSAMPDEVEDEIVDLIGCKHEDILRASGKTGEGVEDILEAVVNRVPAPVGDEKAPLQALIFDSVFNSFRGIIAYFKIENGVIRKGDKVKFFNTGMEYDADEIGVLKMDMIPRQELGTGEVGYIISGIKNATEVKVGDTITHIARPCDKAIAGFQEVKPMVFAGVYPIDPSDYENLRASLEKLQLNDASLTFSPESSVALGFGFRCGFLGLLHMEIVQERLDREFNMDVITTVPNVSYMVYDKQGGVKEVHNPSGLPDPTLIDHIEEPYIRATIITATNYIGPIMKLCLDKRGELINQEYVSGNRVELHFMLPLGEIVIDFYDKLKSISKGYASFDYHIDSFRHSDLVKLDILLNGEPVDALSTLTHRDNSVSFGRRMCEKLKDLIPRQQFDIAIQAAIGAKIVARETVKQVRKDVTAKCYGGDVSRKRKLLEKQKKGKKRMKQIGNVEVPQKAFLAVLKLD, encoded by the coding sequence ATGGAGAATATAAATAAAATAAGAAATTTCTGCATTATTGCACATATAGACCATGGTAAAAGTACCTTGGCAGACCGACTTCTGGAGAAGACTCAGACCATCAAGATAACTGAAGGACAGATGCTTGATGATATGGATTTGGAAAGAGAACGTGGTATCACAATCAAGAGTCACGCTATCCAAATGGAATATAAGGCAAAGGATGGACAGACCTATATCCTGAATCTTATCGACACTCCGGGACATGTTGACTTCTCATACGAAGTTTCCCGTTCCATCGCTGCTTGCGAGGGAGCACTGCTGGTTGTTGATGCCACTCAAGGCGTTCAGGCACAGACCATTTCAAACCTCTATATGGCTATCGAGCACGACCTGGAGATTATTCCGGTAATCAATAAGATAGATATGCCTTCAGCTATGCCTGATGAGGTAGAAGATGAAATAGTAGACCTGATCGGTTGTAAGCATGAGGATATTCTCCGTGCTTCAGGTAAGACCGGTGAAGGTGTCGAAGATATATTGGAAGCTGTCGTTAATCGTGTTCCTGCTCCGGTAGGAGACGAGAAGGCACCGCTTCAGGCTTTGATTTTCGACTCTGTATTCAACTCTTTCCGCGGCATCATCGCCTATTTCAAGATAGAGAATGGCGTGATCCGTAAGGGAGATAAGGTGAAGTTCTTCAATACCGGCATGGAATATGATGCTGATGAAATCGGTGTATTGAAGATGGATATGATTCCACGCCAGGAATTGGGTACCGGTGAGGTAGGTTATATCATCTCGGGTATCAAGAATGCTACCGAGGTTAAGGTGGGTGATACCATTACCCATATCGCCCGTCCTTGTGACAAGGCGATTGCGGGTTTCCAGGAAGTGAAACCTATGGTCTTCGCCGGTGTTTATCCTATCGATCCTAGCGATTACGAGAATCTGCGGGCATCGCTCGAAAAACTGCAGCTCAATGATGCTTCATTGACTTTCTCGCCAGAGAGTTCTGTGGCTTTGGGCTTCGGTTTCCGTTGCGGATTCCTCGGTTTGCTCCACATGGAAATCGTACAGGAGAGACTGGACCGTGAGTTTAATATGGATGTCATCACTACCGTACCTAACGTATCTTATATGGTATACGACAAGCAGGGCGGTGTGAAAGAAGTTCACAATCCTTCCGGATTGCCAGACCCAACGCTGATAGACCATATTGAGGAACCATATATCCGGGCAACCATCATTACGGCAACCAATTATATTGGACCTATCATGAAACTCTGTCTGGACAAACGAGGCGAACTCATCAACCAGGAATATGTGAGTGGAAACCGTGTTGAGCTCCACTTCATGTTGCCGTTGGGAGAAATCGTCATCGACTTCTATGACAAGCTGAAGAGTATCTCCAAGGGATATGCTTCGTTCGACTATCATATCGATTCATTCCGTCATTCCGACCTGGTGAAACTCGATATCCTGTTGAATGGAGAGCCTGTAGATGCATTGAGTACTTTGACTCACCGCGATAACTCTGTGAGCTTCGGCCGCAGAATGTGCGAGAAGTTGAAGGACCTGATACCTCGTCAGCAGTTCGATATTGCTATCCAGGCAGCTATCGGTGCCAAGATCGTGGCACGTGAGACTGTTAAGCAGGTGCGCAAGGATGTTACTGCCAAATGTTATGGTGGTGACGTAAGCCGTAAGCGCAAGTTGCTGGAGAAGCAGAAGAAGGGTAAGAAGCGCATGAAGCAGATTGGTAATGTGGAAGTTCCACAGAAGGCCTTCCTTGCTGTGCTCAAACTCGACTAA
- a CDS encoding ABC transporter permease — translation MNFPLFIAKRLYSDQGDKRKVSRPAIHIATAGVAIGLAIMIMSVCVVLGFKHTIRDKVIGFGSHIQVADFMTLQQQNQYPVVMNDSMVNVLKKIPGVKHVQKFAMKEGILKTDSDFLGVMFKGVGPDFDSTFIHQNMIEGSIPKFDDKASHNQILISQLMADKLKLKTGERIFAYFFDGNGVRMRRFTIKGIYQTNLKKYDEVMVYTDLYTAVKLNGWEEDQASGAELTVNDFNKLNETEDYIINKVNRTVDHYGETYSSSTIKDLNPNIFQWLSLMDLNVWIILGLMLIVAGVTMISGLLIIILERTSMIGVMKALGARNKTIRHTFLWFAVFIIGKGMLLGNAIALGILTLQYFTGILKLDAQTYYVSTVPVEFNWLAIIALNIATLLICIFMLVAPSYLISHIHPAKSMRYE, via the coding sequence ATGAATTTTCCTCTATTTATAGCAAAGAGATTATATAGCGATCAGGGCGATAAACGTAAAGTTTCTCGCCCTGCTATTCATATAGCCACTGCAGGTGTTGCTATCGGACTCGCCATTATGATTATGTCGGTATGCGTAGTGCTCGGATTCAAGCATACCATACGCGACAAGGTAATAGGATTCGGAAGCCATATACAGGTGGCAGACTTCATGACGCTGCAGCAGCAAAACCAGTATCCGGTGGTCATGAACGACTCGATGGTCAACGTACTGAAAAAGATACCTGGCGTAAAACATGTGCAGAAATTTGCCATGAAAGAGGGAATCCTGAAGACGGACAGCGATTTCCTGGGCGTCATGTTCAAAGGTGTAGGACCTGATTTCGATTCTACCTTTATCCATCAGAACATGATAGAAGGCAGTATCCCTAAGTTTGATGACAAAGCGAGCCATAACCAGATTCTCATCTCACAGCTGATGGCTGATAAGCTGAAGCTGAAGACGGGAGAACGCATCTTTGCCTACTTCTTTGATGGCAACGGAGTGCGTATGCGCCGCTTCACCATCAAGGGTATCTATCAGACCAACCTGAAGAAGTATGATGAGGTAATGGTATACACCGACCTCTATACTGCCGTGAAGCTGAACGGATGGGAAGAAGACCAGGCGAGCGGTGCAGAACTGACCGTTAACGACTTCAACAAGCTCAACGAGACTGAAGATTATATTATTAATAAGGTGAACCGCACGGTAGATCACTATGGCGAAACCTACAGCAGTTCTACCATCAAGGACCTGAATCCAAACATCTTCCAATGGCTGAGTCTGATGGATCTGAATGTCTGGATTATTCTCGGTCTGATGCTGATAGTAGCCGGCGTCACCATGATCAGCGGTCTGCTCATCATCATTCTGGAACGCACCTCCATGATAGGCGTAATGAAGGCATTGGGTGCCCGCAACAAGACCATCCGCCACACCTTCCTGTGGTTTGCCGTCTTCATCATCGGCAAGGGTATGCTTCTGGGCAATGCCATCGCCCTCGGCATTCTTACCCTCCAGTACTTTACAGGCATCCTCAAACTCGATGCACAGACCTATTATGTAAGTACCGTTCCGGTAGAATTCAACTGGCTTGCCATCATAGCCCTGAACATTGCTACGCTGCTGATATGCATCTTCATGCTCGTAGCACCAAGCTACCTGATTTCTCATATCCATCCAGCCAAATCAATGAGATATGAGTAA
- a CDS encoding AMP-binding protein encodes MEIPSFNALIQKSIVDHWDMDALTDYKGATLQYHDVARKIEKLHIMFENSGVVKGDKIALCGRNSANWAVAFLATLTYGAIAVPILHEFMPDQIHNIVNHSDAKLLFVGDVVATQIDATKMPGLEGIIYIPDYSLVVSRTDKLTYAREHLNEMFGIKYPKYFRKNHVNYYMEQNPDELAMINYTSGTTGFSKGVMVPYRALWGNADFAEDVLGKKIKPGDSIISILPMAHMYGMAFEFIFEFIKGCHIFYLTRIPSPAIIAEAFGRIKPAVIISVPLVIEKIIRKKVFPKIQNNRMRMLLHMPVISKKVKEKICDQVSNAFGGNFYEVIIGGAAFNQEVESFLHSVGFKYTVGYGATECAPIICYEDYKNFVPGSCGKAALHMMVRIDSPDPENVPGEILAKGPNVMLGYYKNEEATKQTIDENGWYHTGDLGTMDGDGNVFIKGRSKNMLLGANGQNIYPEEIEDKLNSLALVAESVVVQKGNKLIALVHPDYDEAQTLNLGTNELADVMEQNRQELNTMIPAYSKVSEIRIHEDEFEKTPKKSIKRFLYTAE; translated from the coding sequence ATGGAGATTCCAAGTTTTAACGCACTAATCCAAAAGAGCATCGTAGACCATTGGGATATGGATGCTCTGACAGACTACAAGGGAGCAACCTTGCAGTACCATGATGTAGCACGCAAAATTGAGAAGCTACACATCATGTTTGAGAACTCTGGTGTAGTAAAGGGCGACAAGATAGCACTTTGCGGTCGAAATAGCGCAAACTGGGCTGTAGCATTCCTTGCTACCCTTACCTATGGTGCCATTGCCGTACCTATCCTGCATGAATTCATGCCAGACCAGATTCACAACATCGTAAACCACAGCGATGCCAAACTGCTCTTTGTGGGTGATGTTGTAGCTACACAGATTGATGCAACGAAGATGCCAGGTCTTGAAGGCATCATCTATATACCGGATTATTCACTTGTCGTTTCACGTACCGACAAGTTGACTTATGCGCGCGAACACCTCAACGAGATGTTCGGTATCAAGTATCCTAAGTACTTCCGCAAAAACCATGTCAACTACTATATGGAACAGAATCCGGATGAGTTGGCTATGATCAACTATACCAGCGGAACTACCGGTTTCTCCAAGGGAGTAATGGTTCCATACCGTGCACTCTGGGGCAATGCAGATTTTGCTGAGGACGTACTGGGTAAGAAGATCAAGCCGGGAGATTCTATCATCAGTATCCTGCCGATGGCCCACATGTACGGCATGGCGTTTGAATTTATCTTCGAATTCATCAAGGGCTGCCACATCTTCTATCTCACCCGCATCCCTAGTCCAGCCATCATTGCCGAGGCATTCGGCCGCATCAAGCCAGCCGTCATTATATCTGTACCTCTGGTTATCGAGAAGATTATCCGCAAGAAGGTATTCCCTAAGATCCAGAACAACCGCATGCGTATGCTGCTCCACATGCCTGTAATCAGCAAGAAGGTGAAGGAGAAGATATGCGACCAGGTATCCAATGCCTTCGGTGGCAACTTCTACGAGGTGATTATCGGTGGTGCAGCCTTTAACCAGGAAGTGGAAAGTTTCCTCCATAGCGTAGGTTTCAAATATACCGTGGGATATGGCGCAACAGAATGTGCCCCTATCATCTGCTACGAGGATTACAAAAACTTCGTACCGGGCTCTTGCGGTAAGGCTGCCCTCCACATGATGGTCCGCATCGATAGTCCTGATCCTGAGAATGTACCGGGCGAAATCCTTGCCAAGGGTCCTAACGTAATGTTGGGTTACTATAAGAATGAGGAAGCTACCAAGCAGACCATTGACGAGAACGGATGGTATCATACAGGCGATCTCGGAACCATGGATGGTGACGGCAACGTCTTCATCAAGGGTCGTAGCAAGAACATGCTGCTCGGCGCAAACGGTCAGAATATCTACCCTGAGGAGATTGAGGATAAGCTCAACTCTTTGGCTCTGGTAGCGGAAAGCGTGGTTGTACAGAAGGGCAACAAGCTCATTGCTCTGGTTCACCCAGACTATGATGAAGCTCAGACCCTGAATCTCGGTACCAACGAACTGGCAGATGTCATGGAGCAGAACCGCCAGGAACTCAACACCATGATTCCTGCTTACAGCAAAGTATCAGAAATACGTATACATGAAGATGAGTTTGAAAAGACTCCTAAGAAGAGCATCAAGCGATTCCTCTATACGGCAGAGTAA
- a CDS encoding AMP-binding protein, which produces MNSIPSFNSYIENSIIKNWNLDALTDYKGATLQYHDIARKIEKLHILFENSDVKKGDKIAVCGRNSSQWAVAFLAIITYGAIVVPIQNEFKPEQIHNIVNHSESKLLFVGDVVATEITPEEMPSLEGIIYLPDNSLVISRSEKLTYARENLNAMFGHRYPKYFRPEHVKYHVDDPEELAMINYTSGTTGFSKGVMLPYRALWGNLDYLIDSVKPKIGKNCNILSTLPMAHMYGLMTEFLFNIVLGNHIFFLTRLPSPTLISEALSETKPDILYAVPLVVDKIVRKEVFPHIQTNRARLLMNMPVINKRIKEKVREFVLRKFGERPYEVVVGGAPLNKEIENFFISVGFPIAMGYGTTETAPLITFAHQDNYVAGSCGVAVKHMEVKVLSDDPENVAGELVCRGINVMKGYYKNQEATDAVIDKDGWFHTGDLATMDADGHIFIRGRSKNMLLGPNGQNIYPEEIEDKLNSMAMVNESIVIQSDDKLVALVHPDMEEVNNLGFTDEDLENIMEQNRKELNMQIPSFAKVSRIKLHNQEFEKTAKKSIKRYLYQNAI; this is translated from the coding sequence ATGAATTCAATACCAAGTTTTAACTCGTATATTGAGAACAGCATTATCAAGAATTGGAATCTGGATGCGCTCACCGATTACAAGGGCGCAACCCTCCAATATCACGATATTGCCAGAAAGATTGAGAAGCTACACATCCTGTTCGAAAACAGCGATGTAAAGAAGGGCGACAAGATTGCCGTCTGCGGAAGAAATAGTAGCCAGTGGGCAGTAGCCTTCCTGGCCATTATTACATACGGAGCTATTGTCGTACCTATACAGAACGAATTTAAGCCTGAGCAGATTCACAACATCGTGAACCACAGCGAAAGCAAACTTCTGTTCGTTGGTGACGTGGTAGCTACAGAGATAACACCAGAGGAGATGCCTTCGCTGGAAGGAATCATCTATCTTCCGGACAATTCGCTTGTCATCTCGCGCTCTGAGAAACTGACTTATGCGCGCGAGAACCTCAATGCAATGTTCGGACACAGATATCCTAAGTATTTCAGACCAGAACACGTGAAGTATCACGTAGACGATCCAGAAGAACTGGCAATGATCAACTATACCAGTGGAACTACCGGTTTCTCAAAAGGTGTGATGCTCCCATACAGAGCACTTTGGGGTAATCTCGACTACCTCATCGATTCAGTGAAACCTAAGATAGGTAAGAACTGCAACATCCTTTCTACCCTTCCGATGGCTCACATGTATGGACTCATGACAGAATTTCTCTTCAATATAGTATTGGGTAACCATATCTTCTTCCTTACCCGTCTGCCGAGCCCAACGCTCATCTCAGAGGCGTTGTCAGAAACCAAGCCAGACATCCTCTATGCGGTGCCGCTTGTAGTAGACAAGATTGTAAGAAAGGAAGTATTCCCACATATCCAAACCAACCGTGCACGACTGCTGATGAACATGCCTGTCATCAATAAGCGCATCAAGGAGAAGGTTCGCGAGTTTGTATTGAGAAAGTTTGGCGAACGTCCTTACGAGGTTGTTGTGGGTGGTGCTCCGCTCAACAAGGAGATAGAGAACTTCTTCATCAGCGTAGGTTTCCCTATCGCAATGGGATATGGTACCACTGAGACTGCTCCACTTATCACCTTTGCCCATCAGGACAACTATGTGGCAGGAAGCTGTGGTGTTGCCGTGAAGCACATGGAGGTAAAGGTTTTGAGCGATGACCCGGAGAACGTAGCCGGTGAACTGGTTTGCCGCGGCATCAATGTGATGAAGGGCTATTACAAGAACCAGGAGGCAACAGATGCCGTAATAGATAAAGACGGATGGTTCCATACAGGCGACCTGGCAACGATGGACGCCGACGGACATATCTTCATAAGAGGCAGAAGCAAGAACATGCTGCTGGGACCTAACGGACAGAACATCTATCCGGAAGAGATTGAGGACAAGCTCAACTCCATGGCTATGGTCAACGAGAGCATCGTAATACAGAGCGATGACAAGCTGGTAGCTCTAGTTCATCCGGATATGGAAGAAGTTAACAACCTCGGCTTTACAGACGAAGACCTGGAGAACATCATGGAGCAGAACCGCAAGGAACTGAACATGCAGATACCTAGCTTCGCAAAGGTGTCACGCATCAAACTTCATAATCAGGAATTTGAAAAGACAGCCAAGAAGTCTATCAAGCGTTACCTCTATCAGAACGCAATCTAG
- a CDS encoding YggS family pyridoxal phosphate-dependent enzyme produces the protein MYDVKGNLHEVLGSLPAGVRLVAISKFHPNEYIEEAYAEGQRIFGESHEQELAKKVPSLPEDIEWHFIGHLQTNKVKYIAPYISMIESVDSLKLLKEIEKQAAKHDRVVKVLLELHLAEEDTKSGLSLDACRELLEAGEWREMKHVQICGIMMMASNTDDEQQIAQEFDEAARFFDEVKARYFADDDAFCERSWGMSHDYHIAVKHGSTMVRVGTTIFGPRIY, from the coding sequence ATGTATGATGTAAAAGGAAATCTCCATGAGGTGCTGGGCAGCTTGCCTGCCGGTGTCCGTCTCGTTGCCATCAGCAAGTTCCATCCCAACGAGTATATCGAGGAGGCTTATGCTGAAGGACAGCGTATCTTCGGCGAGAGTCATGAGCAGGAACTCGCCAAGAAGGTGCCTTCGCTCCCTGAGGACATTGAATGGCACTTCATCGGTCATCTGCAGACTAATAAGGTGAAGTATATCGCACCTTATATCTCGATGATTGAGTCGGTAGACAGTCTGAAACTTCTCAAGGAGATTGAGAAGCAGGCTGCCAAGCACGATCGTGTGGTGAAGGTTCTTCTGGAACTTCATCTGGCAGAGGAAGATACCAAATCGGGTCTTTCTCTTGATGCTTGCCGTGAACTTCTGGAGGCTGGCGAATGGCGGGAGATGAAGCATGTGCAGATTTGTGGCATCATGATGATGGCATCTAATACGGATGATGAGCAGCAGATAGCTCAGGAGTTTGATGAGGCTGCCCGGTTCTTCGATGAGGTAAAAGCCAGATACTTTGCCGATGATGATGCTTTCTGCGAGCGCAGCTGGGGTATGAGTCACGATTATCATATTGCCGTCAAGCACGGCAGCACGATGGTTCGTGTAGGTACCACCATCTTCGGTCCTAGAATATATTAA